The following nucleotide sequence is from Nesterenkonia xinjiangensis.
TACGGGTGGAAGAGCCAGCTCGCCTTCCGGGCGATCATGTGCCTGGACCATCCGGTCTCGGAGGACCTCGAGAGCATCGAGGCCGAGTACGACGAGACGGTGGAGGCGGCCCCGACCTTCGGCCCCTACCTGGGACACTCAGGCATCGCCTGCTCCGAATGGCCCTTCGAAGCGGTCGGAGCACCCGGCGAACCTCAGCTCGACGATGTCGAGGAGATCCTGTTCATCGGCACCACCGGAGACCCGGCGACCCCGGTCCAATGGGCTGAGGACATGCATCAGATGGTGGAGAGCTCTTCGCTGCTGGTCTACGACGGTGAAGGACATCTCGCCTACCGTCCGGGCAACACCTGCGTCACCGACATCGTGGACTCCTACCTGCTCACCGGAGAGCTGTTCGAGGGACGTCAGGAATGTTGAGACCGGCCCGCATCCCTGCTGGTGAGAGGCGCCCTTCGTTAGAATGGCGGTAGCTGGAGGACGGTGACGTCGCCAGCGGTGGTGAGCACCGTCGTCGGCAGCTCCGCCCACCGCTGTGCCCAGGAGGTCGCCATGAACGAAGATGCTCGGCACCGAAGAGCCATCCCCTACACGCGCGAGTCCCGGGGTCTGGGAGTCATCGTCGGCTTCGACGCCTCGGACCAGGGAACTCGAGCCCTGCACTATGCCGCGGTCGAGGCCCACCGTCGCTCACTGCCCCTGACCGTGATCAGCGCCTTCACCGTGCCGCGCGCCGTCGCCGGCTATGTGGACTCGGCGGCGGAGATCACCGGCGATTCGCTGGCCCGCCGCGGCGCCGAAGACATGCTGGACGAGGCCCGCGAACACCTGCGGAACTACCCGGGGACGGTCGCGTACCGGGTGGAGCACGGAGATGCCGCAGGGGTGATGATCGCCCGATCGGAGAACGCGGCCTTCGCGGTCGTCGGCGGTCGCGGCCGCGGTGGATTCGTCGGCCGGCTGCTCGGATCCGTCTCCTCCGCGCTTCCCGCCCACGCACACTGCCCCACCACGGTGGTCAATCGCAGATACGACCCAGGGATGATCGGCGGCGCCACCCGGTTCACGCCTCGTCCTGACGACCGGCCCGTGATCGTCGGCGTCGACGGGTCCCGCCATGGGCGGGTGGCGGCCTTGCACGCCGCAGAGGCGGCCATGGCCCGCGGGACGAACCTGGAGGTGCTCCTGGCGCTGCCGCCCATCGACTCGTCGGTGCTCTGGTACTCCTCGCGCTCCGCGAAGGACGCCGGCATCACGGACAAAGAGCTGCAGGGGCTGCAGGAACGCCTCGACGGGGAAGCACGCTGGCTGGGCTCCCACTTCCCGGGGCTGAGCATCGAGGGAGTGCTCGAAGAAGGTTCGGCCGCACATGTGATGGCGTCGGCCACCGCACGCGCCCAGCTGACCGTGATGGGCACCCGAGGACGCGGAGGCATCACGAGCGCGCTGCTCGGATCGGTGTCCCGCAGCGTGCTCATTGAGGCCCGCGGGCCGGTGCAGGTGGTGCCGCTGCTCGCCGACGCACGACTGGAGAACCATGAGGAGTTCTCACCGGTGCTGTAGCCCCGGATCAGTGACCTGCCCACCTGTCCCTGGCCGGTTTTGACCGGTGTGCCGGGAGCCGAGTAATGTGGTGCATCGCGCGCGTGGGCCTCAGGCCCAGGCGGGCAGGCCACCTTAGCTCAGTCGGTAGAGCGATTCACTCGTAATGAATAGGTCGCCGGTTCGATTCCGGCAGGTGGCTCCATCGAGATGACAAAGGCTCTGGTCAGAAGCTTCTGACCAGAGCCTTTGTCGTGTCCGGGGCGAACCCACCGGCCTAAGTGGGGGGGGGTATGCGGAGGCACCTCAGCAGGGTTCCGTGTGCGTACTTTTGTCAGTACCTCCTACTGGCCCCGCATCTGACCCTTCGCCGACCTCTGCCAGTGGTGGCGTGACCCCAAGCTCCCAGCGATGACGTCTGGGGCTCCCGCCGGCGATTCTCACCGGGCCGGCATCTGAGCCAGGCAGTCGTGGATCACTGAACGATCTGGCTGGGCTGCATGACCGGCTGCCGTTGCCGGTGAGCGCCTCAGAGATCCAGGACTGGCTCCACCCTGAGAAGCCGGAGAAGGCTGGTGCTGCCTCGTTGGTGGAGACCGTGCGGGATGGATGGGGCCTTCGAGGTGGCGTCCACCTGGGAGGTCCATGAGGTCGGGCCTGAAGCGGGAGATGTGCGCAACAACTGCTCTGAGTTGTTGGAGCCTATCGGCTCCTCATCAGTGGGCTGAACACGCAGAGGACCTTCCCGATAGAACATCTCACCACCCCGGGTCAGGTTGCCCCACGGGCTCTCCTCGGAGCTCTCGACAGTGCCGTCATCGGCAGCGACTAACCGGTGAAAAGACTCGTCAGTCCTCGCAGCGCGTCAAGTGGAGGACGAAGGAGCAACTAATCGGCCGCGCCTGAAGAAGAGGGGGACTCCAGCTCCGCTAAACAATCCTGAGCTGCATTAGTCGCCTTGATCATTCCGCCGATCGTTCCGACGACAAGGAACCCGCAGGCTTGCAACGCGGCGACGTGCCCCAGGTATTCGTCATCTCCCAGCAGCTGGATCAGAAGCACTACTGTTGAACCCACGACAGCCAACAGCAGACAAGCACGCAACAAGGGCCAGGAAGCCCGGTGAGCTGCCTCCCAGGTATCATCGTTGGCCGCAATGACGCCGAAGCGATACCCAACGACTCCATTAGGTCCCATCTTCGCGGTGATTGTCGGATGCATCAAGATTCCCACGACAATCGGTATCAAGAACGCACTTATCCAGGCAATCATAATATCTCTCAGGTCAATCTGCTCGTCGGTCCACTTTCAGCATAGCTGCAACAAGACGCTTCTGACAGCAGGCGAACAACATCCCACATGCCACCCTAGAGAGCGCCGGCCCGGGCAGTCGCTCGTAGCGCACACAGTGGATCTGCCCACCCGAACCAACGCCGGACCCGAGGGAACGAAGAACCCCCGTGAGCATTACGCACACGGGGGGGGCTTCCGTGTCAGATGGTTCAGCTGGACGCGCATCAGGCCCCAGCGCCCGTGAAGCCGACCAGAACCGAGGCGCTGCCACACGTCGAGCAGCACAGGAACCTGTGGTCTAACGCCTGAGCATGGACGAGGATCTCGACATCGAGCGCAAACCCACCCCTTCACGCTCGAGGACGCAGAAACGCTCAGCACGACTTGATCCACTTCTGCCCAGCTGAAGCCCTCCCAGCATCAATATCATGTTCAGCCTGGGAGGATTTTCTGGGCGATCGCTAGACACGAACGGCTTGATTCTCCGCACTGTCGGGCCTGCGAATCCGTGACCCGCCGATATTGAGGCGCGTCCTTGACGGGGAACGAGGTCTGCTGAGAGCGTGGGATTGTTGGCCGATCGAACTAGCGAGGGATCGAATTGGAGAATCCAGCAACGACTCGATCGACGACAGCTTTCTAAGCAACGGCCAGACTGACGCTCAATCGCCGCCGCGCAGGTTATGTGAGGGCGCCCCTTCGACGAGTCTCAACTATTCATCGGAGGATTCCAGTGAAATATGCGTCAGCTATATGCGCCGTTCTATGTCTGGGCGCAACGCTTATTGCGCCCCCAGCGCACGCATCCTCTTCAGACGGTGCAGCTCTCGATGAAGCAGGAGAGCAGGAGCTGACTCAGTTCCTCAATGAGCACGACGTTCCCCAAGGGGATCAGGAGCACCTGCTCCAGAAGCTTGAAGAGGGGGAGCCGTGGGATTCACTCTCCGAGGGATCTGATCCTGTAGACGTCGACACGGTCACTATAGGCG
It contains:
- a CDS encoding universal stress protein, with the protein product MNEDARHRRAIPYTRESRGLGVIVGFDASDQGTRALHYAAVEAHRRSLPLTVISAFTVPRAVAGYVDSAAEITGDSLARRGAEDMLDEAREHLRNYPGTVAYRVEHGDAAGVMIARSENAAFAVVGGRGRGGFVGRLLGSVSSALPAHAHCPTTVVNRRYDPGMIGGATRFTPRPDDRPVIVGVDGSRHGRVAALHAAEAAMARGTNLEVLLALPPIDSSVLWYSSRSAKDAGITDKELQGLQERLDGEARWLGSHFPGLSIEGVLEEGSAAHVMASATARAQLTVMGTRGRGGITSALLGSVSRSVLIEARGPVQVVPLLADARLENHEEFSPVL
- a CDS encoding SdpI family protein — its product is MIAWISAFLIPIVVGILMHPTITAKMGPNGVVGYRFGVIAANDDTWEAAHRASWPLLRACLLLAVVGSTVVLLIQLLGDDEYLGHVAALQACGFLVVGTIGGMIKATNAAQDCLAELESPSSSGAAD